One Cygnus atratus isolate AKBS03 ecotype Queensland, Australia chromosome 6, CAtr_DNAZoo_HiC_assembly, whole genome shotgun sequence DNA segment encodes these proteins:
- the IGFBP2 gene encoding insulin-like growth factor-binding protein 2 isoform X2, with translation MKTGMKELAVMREKVNEQQRQMGKVGKPHHNHEDSKKSRMPTGRTPCQQELDQVLERISTMRLPDERGPLEHLYSLHIPNCDKHGLYNLKQCKMSVNGQRGECWCVDPIHGKVIQGAPTIRGDPECHLFYTAHEQEDRGAHALRSQ, from the exons ATGAAAACGGGCATGAAGGAGCTGGCGGTTatgagggagaaggtgaatgaGCAGCAGCGGCAGATGGGCAAAGTGGGCAAGCCCCATCACAACCACGAGGACTCGAAGAAGTCGCGGATGCCGACGGGCAGG ACCCCTTGTCAGCAGGAGCTGGATCAGGTCCTGGAACGCATCTCCACCATGCGGCTGCCGGATGAGCGAGGTCCCCTGGAGCACCTCTACTCCCTCCACATCCCCAACTGCGACAAGCATGGCTTGTACAATCTCAAGCAG TGCAAGATGTCGGTGAACGGGCAGCGTGGCGAGTGCTGGTGTGTGGACCCCATCCACGGGAAGGTGATCCAGGGTGCGCCCACCATCCGTGGGGACCCCGAGTGCCACCTCTTCTACACAGCCCACGAGCAGGAGGACCGGGGAGCACACGCCCTGCGGAGCCAGTAG